In a single window of the Limnochorda sp. L945t genome:
- a CDS encoding NADH-quinone oxidoreductase subunit B has product MNAAHFPRVSDEITVPPGIVLTNLRKVINWSRKSSIWYMLFGIACCAIEMMATGASRYDFDRFGMIFRASPRQSDLMIVAGTVNEKMADVVKRLYDQMAEPRWVLAMGACAVNGGPYWGQYNVVDGVDLVVPVDVYVPGCPPRPEALLHGVLKLQEKIAREGLVVPVRG; this is encoded by the coding sequence GTGAACGCGGCGCACTTTCCCCGGGTGTCGGACGAGATCACCGTCCCGCCCGGGATCGTGCTCACCAACTTGCGCAAGGTCATCAACTGGAGCCGCAAGTCCTCCATCTGGTACATGCTCTTCGGTATCGCGTGCTGTGCCATCGAGATGATGGCGACGGGCGCTTCGCGATATGACTTCGACCGGTTCGGGATGATCTTCCGGGCGTCGCCGAGGCAGTCGGACCTGATGATCGTCGCAGGTACGGTCAACGAGAAGATGGCAGACGTGGTCAAGCGCCTGTACGACCAGATGGCCGAGCCCCGGTGGGTACTCGCGATGGGAGCGTGCGCCGTCAACGGGGGGCCCTACTGGGGCCAGTACAACGTGGTCGACGGGGTCGATCTGGTCGTGCCCGTGGACGTCTACGTGCCGGGGTGCCCTCCCCGCCCCGAGGCCTTGCTGCACGGCGTGCTCAAGCTGCAGGAGAAGATCGCCAGGGAAGGCCTGGTGGTACCGGTCCGGGGATAG
- a CDS encoding NADH-quinone oxidoreductase subunit A: protein MSPYVDVAVFLITAVLFVSVTWGLSSLLRPHHPYARKLTTYECGQEPVGEAQTRFHIRYYIFALVFVIFDVETVFLYPWGVVFQSLGWAGLIEMAVFIGVLVVGLVYAWKRRVLHWT, encoded by the coding sequence TTGAGCCCGTACGTGGACGTGGCCGTTTTCTTGATAACGGCCGTTCTTTTTGTGTCCGTCACCTGGGGATTGTCGTCACTATTGCGACCTCATCACCCCTACGCCCGCAAGCTGACCACGTACGAGTGCGGCCAGGAGCCCGTGGGGGAGGCCCAGACCCGCTTCCACATTCGCTACTACATCTTCGCCCTGGTCTTCGTCATCTTCGACGTGGAGACGGTCTTCCTGTATCCGTGGGGCGTCGTGTTCCAAAGCCTGGGCTGGGCGGGCCTCATCGAGATGGCGGTCTTCATCGGCGTCCTGGTGGTAGGTCTGGTGTACGCGTGGAAGAGGAGGGTCCTCCATTGGACGTGA
- a CDS encoding NADH-quinone oxidoreductase subunit D produces MAAVGAAIGSEAKAVERIRQRYPGVEAQVLPSGWIEARVSRDQWLEFARGVREDPELAFDFLSNLSAVDRGDAGFEVVLHLEAMGSGIQMVARTTCPRGEARVPSVTSVWPTANWHEREAWDLMGVRFDGHPDLRRILLKDNWVGHPLRKDYVDRRLPRQRQTRASYRPDDPNTTTFDVPAEGVALAGDGVHPAGGAPVTRVLEVPDTYSPRIPPSGVEVNMGPQHPSTHGVLRLLAEIDGERIVRTVPDIGFLHRCFEKIAENLPYPSVIPYTDRTDYLSGMTNELAYVLAVEQLFGIEVPAKAQAIRVLVAELQRIASHLVWFGSMALDLGAVTPFLYAWREREKLLDIFETLSGARMMFHYVRLGGVRNDLPSGLDGQIRKFLDSFDAYLAEYDEILTGNPIFQARTRDVAVLPAATAIAYGASGPVLRASGVAYDLRKTHPYSGYELYDFSIPVGERGDVLDRYTVRMEEMRQSARIARQALEGLPEGEIMGKTPRRWKAPAGDAYSRVEAPRGELGVYVVSDGQGDRPYRVHWRAPSFVHLQLLPVLTPGLLIADVVAVIGSIDIVLGEVDR; encoded by the coding sequence ATGGCGGCGGTAGGCGCGGCCATCGGGAGCGAGGCGAAGGCGGTCGAGCGGATCCGGCAACGGTATCCCGGCGTGGAGGCGCAGGTGCTCCCGTCCGGCTGGATCGAGGCACGCGTGAGCCGGGACCAGTGGCTGGAGTTCGCCCGCGGCGTGCGGGAGGATCCCGAGCTCGCCTTCGACTTCCTCTCCAACCTGTCGGCGGTCGACCGCGGCGACGCCGGGTTCGAGGTGGTGCTCCACCTGGAGGCCATGGGATCCGGCATCCAGATGGTCGCCCGGACCACCTGCCCCCGGGGCGAGGCGCGCGTGCCCAGCGTGACGTCCGTGTGGCCGACCGCCAACTGGCACGAGCGTGAGGCGTGGGACCTCATGGGGGTCCGGTTCGACGGCCACCCCGACCTGCGCCGGATCCTCTTGAAGGACAACTGGGTGGGCCACCCCCTCCGCAAGGACTACGTGGACCGCCGCCTGCCGCGCCAGCGCCAGACCCGGGCGTCGTACCGGCCTGACGATCCCAACACCACGACGTTCGATGTGCCTGCTGAGGGTGTGGCCTTGGCGGGCGACGGGGTTCACCCGGCTGGCGGCGCCCCGGTGACGCGGGTCCTGGAGGTGCCCGACACGTACAGCCCCAGGATCCCGCCCTCAGGCGTGGAGGTCAACATGGGGCCCCAGCACCCAAGTACCCACGGGGTCTTGCGCCTCCTGGCGGAGATCGATGGCGAGCGCATTGTGCGGACCGTTCCCGACATCGGTTTTCTGCACCGCTGCTTCGAGAAGATCGCCGAAAACCTTCCCTACCCCAGCGTCATCCCGTACACCGACCGGACCGACTACCTGTCCGGGATGACCAACGAGCTGGCCTACGTGCTGGCCGTGGAGCAGCTGTTCGGGATCGAGGTGCCGGCCAAGGCCCAGGCGATCCGGGTGCTGGTCGCGGAGCTGCAGCGCATCGCCAGCCATCTGGTCTGGTTCGGGTCGATGGCGCTGGACCTGGGGGCCGTGACGCCGTTCCTCTACGCCTGGAGAGAGCGAGAGAAGCTGCTGGATATCTTCGAGACGCTGTCGGGCGCCCGGATGATGTTCCACTACGTCCGCCTCGGAGGCGTCCGCAACGACCTGCCCTCCGGGCTCGACGGCCAGATCCGGAAGTTCCTGGACTCCTTCGATGCCTACCTGGCGGAGTACGACGAGATCCTGACGGGTAACCCGATCTTCCAGGCCCGTACCCGTGATGTCGCCGTGCTCCCCGCGGCCACCGCGATCGCGTACGGGGCGAGCGGGCCGGTGCTGCGCGCCTCGGGCGTCGCCTACGACTTGCGCAAGACCCACCCCTACTCGGGGTACGAGCTGTACGACTTCTCGATCCCGGTGGGCGAACGAGGAGACGTGCTCGACCGCTACACGGTCCGCATGGAGGAGATGCGCCAGAGCGCCCGCATCGCACGCCAGGCCCTCGAGGGACTGCCCGAGGGCGAGATCATGGGCAAGACGCCCCGTCGCTGGAAGGCGCCGGCAGGGGATGCCTACAGCCGGGTCGAGGCGCCACGGGGAGAGCTCGGCGTCTACGTGGTGAGCGACGGGCAGGGCGATCGCCCGTACCGGGTGCACTGGCGGGCGCCTTCGTTCGTTCACCTGCAGTTGCTGCCGGTCCTGACCCCGGGATTGTTGATCGCCGACGTCGTAGCCGTCATCGGTTCCATCGACATCGTGCTCGGGGAGGTAGACCGGTGA